The Desulfobulbaceae bacterium genome window below encodes:
- a CDS encoding DUF2341 domain-containing protein, with product MAFIIPTPITVMLPPRPMVRLVGLTTSAGTWLLPGQEGNEMRENARNGQGEILTRKRREGAVMRMGRQRNILVMLFGLALVLVGSVSFSQAAGDLFIWQFSHSQPGIQEAKASAVDSLGNLVITGYTNSGGDDDWYTIKLSSDGQSVLWTARYANPQGDDLAVAVAVDGNDDVIVTGYVFNGVNKDIAVIKYDGANGNQQGEPFIMNGVANGDDLAQALAVDALNNIYVAGYSHTGTSAGDNALIFRLGPGGPNPDGTPIWQVNYNGAANGDDRFTTVIAGVSGIAVAGHSRVMHSGGREDFDYLTMKIDATGTTLWQKNYDHGSENDLAYYVGMDQFGNVIVTGEVLAGGQHDMRTIKYAGGDGQQLWARSYSGGSPNIPRGLVVDSDGEVYLAGNTFTNNGKDDFYTARYAGASGVVVWEKVFDSGANNSDIPQALAVDQTGGLYVTGYTHKAVDGDDDFQTLKYNKENGNLIWQQAQDGPPAGGNQQPVGVAVALSITADGNVYVAGWSQIATEDLDYYAVKYSADLLNSPTGLISTVVSQTRVDLVWQDNSNPPNNEDTFCVERCQGFGCGDFVEITCSVPQDQTTYSDTSVIRDIWYTYRLKGKSVALGYSLPTAPSSVLTTVIDYPAPEWLYTHDGEGLDDMANAIAVGSDDNPVATGMSASAYSQYDYYTVKLDRTNAAIPLWIDDYDGPDGQGDMGICLAVDSHDDVVVSGFSSIDAGQGVNTNDIFTIKYAKTGPDPYTGYPVWTSQYNGPGNDDDRSTAVASAADNTDFTVVTGYGKNTDGNDDIYLIKYKPNYDTAGQEVWSIAPFDGGFNDYPSATAFTLAGNVVVVGTTYNAAGDSDIFISQYRGSDGTLMPGWPYVHDFGNGVDGINALAVAEDGSIYVAGYARNSAGNVDIYVNKFDQGGSPQWGGGQIIDGAGHGFDEARGVMIDPNDGEIVVGATVTSASGSLDFLVLRFTADGTLRWSRTLDLVEHDEILQGMTMSPSGEVCLVGETDDDVDTDVLAVKYDHLGNLIGSTRFDHGYDDFATAITVNRRGEFYVAGYSATGPLAHDDYDFVVFRFNGQELQAPSPLTTHVQHTTVDLLWTENDPTVSGYKVYRINGTCAVGGSSFSPADLIQTTTMVTTAIHDSGLNINATYCYGVESYRSSTGEVSRMIERQVTTTVPVPPDTLVATIKNTSAVDVCWHDNSSSEEGFEVQRCTGVDCDFSAVTSFLVPAELDGAAAATCMVDTTACDAGQGKVFRYRVQSYLANAWRSAFSLATPSDTVTVPGLMAPSSLQTTQVVETMVNLQWTDNTVDESDFVVERCLGADCSNFSQVGVTSAVTFADATVLANQTYSYRIKARKQTPCGADLSSPSPAIIVNTIPPVPASLVATVIRPGVVSLAWTPQTTTHSGFSVERCDGAGCTDFALLATISSPTVAKYTDTTACYGSDGTNRYRVTAIGAWGASAPSAAVTAVSGTGAIPISLSTVTTEASVKLNWSYTDANRDGFIIERCAGPVATCNQSDANFIQVSGSPITGDDAALQAFWHMDELSWSGAVGEVIDSSGKGNHATARNGAVADNPGKVGSGAALLSGVDYLSTDLLVDQGNTTPGATFMAWVYPTLQNNTYQYLFSTDNGGADWGLSLRNGYWYVDTGSTANYYATSATMNTWQHVAVVFNPVVGVQVYVNGILRSTIANIGFEESSNPMNIGRRPTTGDYFTGRVDEVALFNRTLTSQEVTQYYNNSRVFTFIDSDGITTATTYNYRIKPVINTTCGDWEPRVGFGAVSATTPTVPLAPLSLTVTQKGTTELGLAWTPKTSSESGFVIDRCQGTGCDFSTMVSFQVGAGMSAYQDISTCQGTTYRYRVKAVKGSAAPWEWESPYSTAAEKATVAANSVALLLNVVSESEVTASWSDVNPDEDSYELSRCLVVSGITACDQDHHFTVLETFPGTVSGALLHYRMDEALWNGTANEVKDVGNSKHGRAYGGATTAAGGRFGRAGSFNGTTGYVYTPLTLDQKRNSPGVTMEAWVYPTMTDTNPRNVFSTENGGYDWGIVALNGKWYVNTGLSQYYTGLTVELNTWQHITAVFTPLVGITFYKNEQMVSIPEIDYDLSSGAFTIRRQANSSSALYYFKGMIDEVLVYGRPLTAAQVTDHNSYQERTAFTYSDTGLEQDSTYVYRLKASKAAGCGWSKVATATAVTPVLPPPTNLAITCNSTRCTLGWMDNNGSETGYVVSRCEGGSGDCGTPALFNLGANSTAMIDDTVCPNTAYTYRVWAIGAWGQTTFVEMGKSTSIPPVLSSLNANRVSEVAVDLSWSFQSADETGVRLERCLGASCVEVDLPPATKAYADATLMADTEYCYRVSAYKNASCGWQTALIGPVCRTTSLVVGDLTVTPQNTTTAALAWSDTFQTETVSVVERCNGDLATCCNNNPAVCNGTFANIAEVTANKVSYTDTDLCAGTPYTYRVTTMDKGLSRDNNGCWTRRAPFTFTTFPANTGVEVVIPYKSGMRSDFADLRFYDTTAHRELSYRIKQKVNSSSATVWVKTGSKATISLYYGNLNAGDSSDVGAVSTAQAGVASVNFAGTEGDGVTCFTFTHTWVAPPTLAVQADTAAAMAPTDLTATVGEGSILLSWTSGTGDESGFQVERDCGSGYVQIGLTPAGVTTLSDETFPSSELCSYQVNGAKQGACPWTSAPSNSVQLLAPPETPQVTATPENAFLIRLDWTDASDEEGYDVEVKVFGGVWVPVIALAADQVSFTDTEGINPNSQYLYRVRARRGAVHSAWGQAAAITPVYTTGAATCPLP from the coding sequence TTGGCTTTTATTATCCCAACTCCAATAACTGTCATGCTGCCCCCACGGCCAATGGTGCGGCTGGTTGGCCTAACAACCAGCGCTGGAACCTGGTTACTCCCTGGACAGGAGGGCAATGAGATGAGAGAGAACGCCCGTAACGGTCAAGGTGAGATATTGACAAGGAAGAGGAGAGAGGGGGCTGTTATGCGAATGGGAAGGCAACGAAATATCCTGGTCATGCTTTTTGGCCTGGCTCTGGTCTTGGTGGGCAGTGTCTCGTTCTCCCAGGCGGCAGGAGATCTCTTTATCTGGCAGTTCTCGCACAGTCAGCCCGGAATTCAGGAGGCTAAGGCCAGTGCAGTCGACTCGTTAGGTAATCTGGTTATCACCGGCTATACCAATAGTGGTGGTGATGACGATTGGTATACTATCAAGCTCAGCAGTGACGGCCAGAGCGTTTTGTGGACGGCTCGTTATGCTAACCCGCAGGGTGATGATCTTGCCGTTGCGGTGGCGGTTGATGGCAACGACGATGTGATTGTCACCGGGTACGTTTTTAACGGGGTCAATAAGGATATCGCGGTCATTAAGTATGATGGGGCTAACGGTAACCAGCAGGGGGAGCCGTTTATTATGAATGGCGTGGCCAATGGCGACGACCTGGCCCAGGCCCTGGCGGTTGATGCCTTAAATAATATCTATGTGGCCGGCTACTCCCATACCGGGACCAGCGCGGGGGATAACGCCCTCATCTTCCGGCTCGGCCCTGGTGGCCCCAATCCGGACGGCACGCCCATCTGGCAGGTCAATTATAACGGAGCTGCCAATGGCGATGACCGTTTTACCACGGTCATCGCCGGGGTGAGCGGCATTGCCGTGGCAGGTCACAGCAGAGTCATGCATAGTGGCGGTCGTGAGGACTTTGATTATCTGACTATGAAGATCGATGCTACCGGTACGACGCTATGGCAAAAGAATTATGATCACGGTTCTGAGAACGATCTGGCTTATTATGTCGGCATGGATCAGTTCGGCAACGTCATTGTCACCGGTGAGGTCCTGGCCGGGGGACAGCATGACATGCGAACGATCAAATACGCTGGGGGCGATGGCCAGCAGCTGTGGGCCAGGTCGTACAGCGGCGGCAGTCCCAATATCCCTCGGGGGTTGGTGGTCGATAGTGACGGCGAGGTCTATCTTGCCGGCAACACCTTTACCAACAACGGCAAGGATGACTTCTATACGGCGCGGTATGCCGGGGCCAGCGGGGTGGTGGTCTGGGAGAAGGTCTTTGATTCCGGGGCCAATAACTCCGATATCCCTCAGGCCTTAGCCGTGGATCAAACCGGCGGCCTCTATGTCACCGGCTATACCCACAAGGCGGTGGACGGGGACGATGATTTTCAGACCCTGAAGTACAATAAGGAAAATGGCAACCTGATCTGGCAGCAGGCTCAGGATGGACCGCCGGCTGGTGGCAATCAGCAGCCGGTGGGGGTGGCGGTGGCTCTTTCGATCACTGCCGACGGTAACGTTTACGTGGCCGGATGGTCCCAGATTGCGACCGAGGATCTGGATTACTATGCGGTCAAGTATAGTGCCGACCTCCTGAATTCGCCTACCGGCCTGATCTCAACCGTGGTGAGTCAAACCAGGGTAGATCTCGTTTGGCAGGATAACTCTAACCCGCCCAACAATGAAGACACCTTCTGCGTTGAGCGCTGCCAGGGATTTGGCTGCGGTGATTTTGTCGAGATCACCTGTAGTGTCCCTCAGGACCAGACGACCTACAGCGATACCAGTGTCATCCGTGATATTTGGTATACATATCGACTAAAAGGCAAGAGCGTGGCTTTGGGCTACTCGCTGCCTACTGCTCCCTCCTCAGTCCTGACCACGGTGATCGACTATCCGGCCCCGGAGTGGCTCTATACCCATGATGGTGAAGGTCTTGACGATATGGCCAACGCCATTGCCGTGGGCAGCGACGATAACCCGGTGGCTACCGGCATGAGCGCCTCCGCCTATTCTCAGTACGATTACTATACCGTCAAGCTCGACCGGACCAACGCCGCTATCCCCCTGTGGATTGACGATTACGATGGGCCGGACGGTCAGGGCGACATGGGGATCTGCCTGGCAGTGGACAGCCATGACGATGTGGTTGTTTCCGGATTTTCGTCGATTGATGCTGGCCAAGGTGTCAACACCAACGATATCTTCACTATCAAGTACGCTAAGACCGGGCCCGACCCCTACACCGGTTACCCGGTGTGGACCTCCCAGTACAATGGCCCCGGCAACGACGATGATCGTTCCACGGCAGTGGCGTCTGCGGCCGATAACACCGATTTTACCGTGGTTACCGGTTACGGTAAGAACACTGACGGCAATGACGATATTTATTTGATCAAGTATAAACCCAATTATGATACAGCGGGTCAGGAGGTGTGGTCGATTGCCCCCTTCGATGGCGGCTTTAATGATTACCCCTCTGCCACGGCCTTTACCTTGGCAGGAAATGTGGTGGTGGTGGGTACGACGTATAACGCGGCCGGCGACAGTGATATCTTTATTAGTCAGTACCGAGGCAGTGATGGCACCCTGATGCCTGGTTGGCCCTATGTCCACGACTTCGGTAACGGGGTCGACGGCATCAACGCCCTGGCGGTGGCGGAGGACGGGTCGATCTATGTGGCCGGCTACGCTAGAAATAGCGCCGGTAACGTCGATATTTACGTGAACAAGTTTGATCAGGGCGGCAGCCCGCAATGGGGGGGGGGGCAGATCATCGATGGCGCAGGCCACGGCTTTGACGAGGCCAGGGGGGTGATGATCGATCCCAATGATGGTGAGATTGTGGTTGGGGCAACCGTCACCTCGGCTTCTGGGAGTCTGGACTTCCTGGTGTTGCGCTTTACTGCGGACGGGACCCTTCGCTGGAGCAGAACGCTCGATTTGGTGGAGCATGATGAGATTTTGCAGGGGATGACCATGTCGCCTTCGGGGGAGGTCTGTCTGGTGGGTGAGACGGATGATGATGTCGATACCGATGTCCTGGCGGTGAAGTACGACCATCTCGGCAACCTGATCGGTTCAACCCGGTTTGATCATGGGTATGATGATTTTGCTACCGCCATCACCGTTAACCGGCGGGGAGAGTTTTATGTCGCTGGGTATTCGGCTACCGGCCCCTTGGCCCACGATGATTATGACTTTGTGGTCTTTCGTTTCAACGGACAGGAGTTGCAAGCGCCATCCCCCCTGACCACTCACGTCCAGCATACGACGGTTGATTTGCTCTGGACGGAGAATGATCCCACGGTCAGCGGTTATAAGGTGTACCGGATCAACGGAACCTGCGCGGTGGGTGGTTCAAGCTTCAGCCCGGCGGACCTGATCCAGACTACGACCATGGTGACGACGGCGATCCATGATAGCGGGCTCAACATCAACGCCACTTACTGCTATGGGGTGGAGTCGTACCGTAGCAGCACCGGCGAGGTGTCTCGAATGATTGAACGCCAGGTCACCACTACCGTGCCGGTCCCTCCGGATACTCTGGTGGCAACGATCAAGAATACCTCGGCGGTGGATGTCTGCTGGCATGATAACAGCAGTTCCGAGGAGGGATTCGAGGTGCAGCGCTGTACAGGGGTTGATTGCGATTTTTCTGCAGTTACCTCCTTTTTAGTCCCGGCCGAACTGGATGGGGCGGCCGCCGCCACATGTATGGTAGACACCACGGCGTGTGATGCCGGGCAGGGCAAAGTGTTCAGGTATCGGGTCCAGTCCTATCTGGCAAATGCCTGGAGGAGTGCGTTTTCTCTGGCGACTCCTAGCGATACCGTCACCGTGCCTGGGTTGATGGCGCCCTCCTCCTTGCAGACCACTCAGGTGGTCGAGACCATGGTTAACCTGCAATGGACCGATAATACGGTAGATGAGTCGGATTTTGTGGTTGAACGTTGCTTGGGCGCGGATTGCAGCAATTTTAGCCAGGTGGGCGTCACCAGCGCGGTTACCTTTGCCGATGCCACCGTGCTTGCCAACCAGACTTATAGCTATCGGATCAAGGCCCGCAAGCAGACTCCTTGCGGCGCTGACCTTTCTTCTCCTTCCCCTGCGATCATCGTGAACACCATTCCTCCTGTGCCTGCTTCCCTGGTGGCCACCGTGATCCGGCCCGGTGTTGTCTCTTTGGCTTGGACGCCGCAGACCACCACTCACTCCGGGTTCTCGGTTGAGCGTTGCGACGGGGCCGGCTGTACGGATTTTGCTCTCCTTGCCACTATTTCCAGCCCTACAGTCGCTAAATACACCGACACCACTGCCTGCTATGGCAGTGACGGCACTAACCGTTATCGGGTCACAGCCATTGGGGCGTGGGGTGCGTCAGCCCCCAGCGCCGCGGTTACTGCGGTAAGCGGCACCGGGGCGATCCCCATAAGCCTCAGCACAGTGACCACCGAGGCCAGCGTCAAGCTGAACTGGAGCTACACCGATGCCAATCGGGATGGTTTCATTATCGAGCGTTGCGCCGGTCCTGTAGCCACCTGTAATCAGAGTGACGCCAATTTTATTCAGGTCAGCGGTTCGCCCATTACCGGTGATGATGCTGCTCTGCAGGCCTTCTGGCACATGGATGAATTGTCCTGGTCCGGGGCCGTCGGCGAGGTGATCGATAGTTCCGGCAAAGGAAACCATGCTACGGCGAGGAATGGCGCGGTTGCAGACAATCCGGGCAAAGTCGGTTCCGGCGCCGCCCTCCTGTCCGGAGTCGATTATCTCAGCACCGATCTCCTGGTCGATCAGGGTAACACTACCCCTGGGGCCACTTTCATGGCTTGGGTCTACCCGACCCTGCAGAACAACACCTATCAATACCTTTTCAGTACCGACAATGGTGGCGCGGACTGGGGGTTGAGTCTCAGAAACGGCTACTGGTATGTCGATACCGGCAGCACTGCCAATTACTATGCTACCTCCGCCACTATGAACACCTGGCAGCACGTGGCCGTAGTCTTCAATCCGGTGGTGGGGGTGCAGGTCTATGTTAACGGCATCTTGCGCAGTACCATCGCCAATATCGGTTTCGAAGAGAGTTCAAACCCGATGAATATCGGTCGGCGTCCCACGACCGGCGACTATTTCACCGGTCGGGTGGATGAGGTGGCGCTCTTCAATCGGACCTTGACCAGCCAGGAGGTGACCCAGTATTACAATAATAGCCGTGTTTTCACCTTCATCGATAGTGATGGCATCACTACCGCTACCACCTACAACTACCGGATTAAACCCGTGATCAATACCACCTGCGGGGACTGGGAGCCAAGGGTGGGCTTTGGGGCGGTGAGCGCTACCACCCCGACCGTGCCGTTGGCCCCGCTCTCCTTGACCGTGACCCAAAAGGGCACCACTGAACTTGGGCTGGCCTGGACCCCCAAGACCTCGAGTGAGTCTGGGTTTGTTATCGACCGCTGTCAGGGAACGGGTTGCGATTTTTCAACCATGGTCAGCTTCCAGGTTGGGGCTGGGATGAGTGCTTATCAGGATATCTCTACGTGTCAAGGAACGACTTATCGTTATCGGGTGAAGGCGGTGAAAGGGAGCGCCGCCCCCTGGGAGTGGGAGAGCCCATACAGCACAGCGGCGGAAAAGGCCACGGTGGCTGCTAATTCCGTGGCGCTTTTACTGAATGTGGTCTCTGAATCGGAGGTCACCGCCTCGTGGAGCGATGTCAACCCGGATGAGGATAGTTACGAACTCTCCCGCTGCCTGGTAGTCTCCGGCATCACGGCCTGTGACCAGGATCATCACTTTACTGTCCTGGAGACTTTCCCGGGCACGGTATCCGGTGCCTTGCTCCATTATCGGATGGATGAGGCCCTGTGGAATGGTACCGCCAATGAGGTCAAGGATGTGGGCAACAGTAAACATGGCCGGGCCTATGGCGGGGCGACTACGGCAGCCGGAGGCCGTTTTGGCCGGGCCGGGTCCTTTAACGGCACCACCGGTTATGTATACACCCCGTTGACGTTGGATCAGAAGCGGAACTCGCCAGGGGTGACTATGGAGGCTTGGGTCTATCCGACCATGACCGATACCAACCCGCGTAATGTCTTTTCTACCGAGAACGGCGGTTATGATTGGGGGATTGTTGCCTTGAACGGCAAGTGGTATGTCAACACCGGCTTGTCGCAATACTACACCGGTTTGACGGTGGAGTTGAACACCTGGCAGCATATCACCGCCGTGTTCACCCCCTTGGTCGGCATCACCTTCTATAAGAACGAGCAGATGGTCTCTATTCCCGAGATCGATTACGACCTCTCGAGTGGGGCGTTTACTATCCGTCGCCAGGCCAATAGCAGTTCAGCGCTTTACTACTTCAAGGGGATGATCGACGAGGTCTTAGTCTATGGCCGACCATTGACTGCGGCCCAGGTAACGGACCACAACAGCTATCAGGAGCGGACCGCCTTCACTTATAGCGATACTGGGCTTGAGCAGGACAGTACCTATGTCTACCGGCTTAAGGCCAGCAAGGCGGCTGGCTGCGGGTGGAGCAAGGTGGCGACTGCCACTGCCGTTACCCCGGTGCTGCCACCTCCCACCAACTTGGCCATCACCTGTAACTCGACCAGGTGTACGCTCGGGTGGATGGATAACAACGGTTCTGAGACCGGCTACGTGGTTAGCCGTTGTGAGGGGGGGAGCGGAGATTGCGGCACACCTGCATTGTTTAATCTGGGGGCGAACAGTACCGCCATGATCGATGACACGGTCTGCCCGAATACGGCTTACACCTATCGAGTCTGGGCCATAGGGGCTTGGGGTCAGACCACCTTTGTCGAAATGGGGAAGAGCACCTCGATCCCGCCGGTACTCTCCAGTTTGAATGCCAATCGGGTATCTGAGGTGGCGGTCGATCTCTCCTGGAGCTTTCAGTCGGCCGATGAGACCGGGGTCAGGTTGGAACGCTGCCTCGGGGCAAGCTGCGTCGAGGTGGACCTTCCTCCGGCGACCAAAGCCTACGCCGATGCCACTTTGATGGCCGACACCGAGTACTGTTATCGGGTCAGTGCCTATAAAAACGCCTCCTGCGGTTGGCAGACCGCCTTGATCGGGCCGGTCTGCCGGACCACCAGCCTGGTGGTCGGTGATTTGACCGTTACCCCTCAAAACACCACCACGGCTGCGTTGGCCTGGAGTGATACTTTCCAGACCGAGACTGTTTCGGTCGTGGAGCGGTGTAATGGGGATCTGGCCACCTGCTGCAACAATAACCCCGCAGTCTGCAACGGCACTTTTGCCAATATCGCTGAAGTAACAGCGAACAAGGTCTCCTATACTGATACGGATCTCTGTGCCGGTACCCCTTACACCTACCGGGTCACCACCATGGATAAGGGCTTGAGCAGGGATAACAACGGCTGTTGGACCAGACGGGCACCGTTTACCTTTACTACCTTTCCGGCCAATACCGGGGTCGAGGTGGTAATTCCCTATAAGAGCGGGATGCGGTCCGACTTTGCCGATCTGCGGTTCTATGATACCACCGCCCATCGGGAGTTATCTTATCGGATCAAGCAGAAGGTCAACTCCTCCAGCGCCACCGTCTGGGTGAAGACCGGCAGCAAGGCTACGATCTCTCTCTATTACGGTAATCTCAATGCCGGGGATAGCAGTGATGTCGGGGCCGTATCCACTGCCCAGGCGGGAGTAGCCAGTGTTAATTTCGCCGGCACCGAGGGCGATGGCGTCACCTGTTTCACCTTCACCCACACTTGGGTTGCCCCTCCGACTTTGGCTGTTCAGGCCGATACCGCCGCGGCCATGGCTCCTACGGATTTGACCGCCACGGTGGGAGAAGGGAGTATCCTTCTCTCCTGGACCTCCGGGACCGGCGACGAGAGCGGGTTTCAGGTGGAACGGGATTGTGGCAGCGGTTATGTCCAGATCGGTCTCACCCCGGCGGGTGTCACTACCTTGAGCGATGAGACGTTCCCCAGTTCTGAGCTGTGCAGTTATCAGGTCAATGGGGCTAAACAGGGGGCATGCCCCTGGACCTCCGCCCCGAGTAACAGTGTTCAACTCCTGGCGCCGCCTGAGACGCCGCAGGTTACCGCTACCCCGGAGAATGCTTTCTTGATCCGTTTGGATTGGACGGATGCCAGCGATGAGGAGGGGTATGACGTGGAGGTCAAGGTCTTCGGCGGAGTTTGGGTGCCGGTGATCGCTCTTGCCGCCGACCAGGTGAGCTTTACCGACACCGAGGGCATCAACCCTAACAGCCAGTACCTCTATCGAGTTCGAGCCCGTCGAGGGGCGGTCCACTCCGCCTGGGGCCAGGCAGCAGCTATTACCCCGGTCTATACAACCGGGGCGGCGACCTGTCCGTTGCCCTAG